One Micromonospora sp. WMMD1120 genomic region harbors:
- a CDS encoding Rrf2 family transcriptional regulator, with product MRLSARVDYALRAAAELAATASGPGRGRPVTADQIARAQEIPPKFLESILLQLRRGGIVHAQRGPEGGYWLARPAEEISLAEVIRIIDGPLAHVRGQRPEQLGYHGPARALQEVWIALRASEREILELVSVADVAAGTLPARVTELVADPRAWT from the coding sequence ATGCGCCTCTCCGCCCGGGTCGACTACGCCCTCCGCGCGGCCGCCGAGCTTGCCGCGACGGCCAGCGGCCCTGGGCGCGGTCGGCCGGTCACGGCCGACCAGATCGCCCGTGCGCAGGAGATCCCGCCGAAGTTCCTGGAGAGCATCCTGCTCCAACTGCGCCGGGGCGGCATCGTGCACGCCCAGCGTGGCCCGGAGGGTGGTTACTGGCTGGCCCGCCCCGCCGAGGAGATCTCCCTCGCCGAGGTGATCCGGATCATCGACGGGCCGCTCGCCCACGTCCGCGGCCAGCGCCCGGAGCAGCTCGGCTACCACGGTCCGGCCCGCGCGCTCCAGGAGGTCTGGATCGCGCTGCGCGCCAGCGAACGCGAGATCCTGGAACTGGTCAGCGTCGCCGACGTGGCGGCGGGAACCCTGCCCGCCCGTGTCACCGAGCTGGTCGCCGACCCGCGCGCCTGGACCTGA
- a CDS encoding YceI family protein, with the protein MTDTATRTWDGMTIPVAGTYLLDQAHKRIGFLSRHMMVSPVRGEFAEATAQITVAEDPLLSSVTATITSASLTTGSVDRDTHLKSADFLDVERHPTLEYRSTGIRWASNDNPIFQWARLRNHRLGGRGRSHTVPPQSGGAPNRFILIGELTVKGITRAVDLSVLFGGARRDPYGQNIFGFSATAEINREDYGLLWNVALESGGVLVGRTVQIEIAGEAIHQA; encoded by the coding sequence ATGACCGACACCGCGACACGCACCTGGGATGGCATGACCATCCCGGTTGCCGGCACCTATCTTCTCGATCAGGCGCACAAGCGGATCGGTTTCCTGTCCCGGCACATGATGGTGAGCCCGGTACGCGGTGAGTTCGCCGAGGCCACGGCGCAGATCACGGTGGCGGAGGATCCGCTGCTCTCGTCGGTGACGGCCACCATCACGTCGGCCAGCCTCACCACCGGCAGCGTCGACCGGGACACGCACCTGAAGAGCGCCGACTTCCTCGACGTGGAACGCCACCCCACCCTCGAATATCGAAGCACCGGGATCAGGTGGGCAAGCAACGACAACCCCATTTTCCAGTGGGCCCGACTGCGCAACCACCGACTCGGTGGACGAGGCAGAAGTCACACTGTTCCGCCGCAGTCCGGCGGGGCGCCCAACCGATTCATTCTCATCGGTGAGTTGACGGTGAAGGGAATCACCCGGGCCGTCGATCTGAGTGTTCTTTTCGGCGGCGCGCGTCGCGATCCGTACGGGCAGAACATCTTTGGCTTCAGCGCCACCGCCGAGATCAACCGCGAGGACTACGGCCTGCTCTGGAACGTCGCGCTGGAGAGCGGCGGTGTGCTGGTCGGCCGGACGGTGCAGATCGAGATCGCCGGCGAGGCCATCCACCAGGCCTGA
- a CDS encoding acyl-CoA thioesterase II, which produces MSDGRVAVGQAAVDQLLEVLDLDPTGEMTFRGMSPPVGPQRVYGGQVAGQALVAAGRTVDPERFVHSLHGYFVRPGDPAEPIAYEVENIRDGRSFSVRRSVALQHGKPIFFMSASFQRAEEGLDHQVTVPLDVPPPEDVPTMADRLARYPERLGIWSQIPRPIDVRYVGEPGWVRPGDRPADPHQRVWMRIEGKLPDDPLLHACALTFASDLTLLDSVLSAHGEVWGPGGLVGASLDHALWFHRPFRADEWFLYDCLSPSASGARGLATGRMFTTDGRQIASAVQEGLLRRVGA; this is translated from the coding sequence GTGAGCGACGGTCGGGTCGCTGTCGGCCAGGCGGCGGTGGACCAGCTGCTGGAGGTGCTGGACCTCGACCCGACCGGCGAGATGACCTTCCGGGGGATGAGCCCCCCGGTCGGCCCCCAACGGGTGTACGGCGGCCAGGTCGCCGGTCAGGCCCTGGTCGCCGCCGGCCGCACCGTCGACCCGGAGCGGTTCGTGCACTCGCTGCACGGTTACTTCGTCCGCCCCGGCGACCCGGCCGAGCCGATCGCGTACGAGGTGGAGAACATCCGCGACGGCCGATCCTTCTCGGTCCGCCGGTCGGTCGCCCTGCAACACGGTAAGCCGATCTTCTTCATGTCGGCGTCGTTCCAGCGGGCCGAGGAGGGCCTGGACCACCAGGTCACCGTCCCGCTGGACGTACCCCCGCCGGAGGACGTGCCGACGATGGCCGACCGGCTCGCCCGCTACCCGGAACGACTGGGCATCTGGAGTCAGATCCCGCGACCGATCGACGTGCGGTACGTGGGGGAGCCCGGCTGGGTCCGGCCGGGCGACCGGCCCGCCGACCCGCACCAGCGCGTCTGGATGCGCATCGAGGGCAAGCTGCCCGACGACCCGCTGCTGCACGCCTGCGCCCTCACCTTCGCCTCCGACCTCACGCTGCTGGACTCGGTGCTCTCCGCGCACGGCGAGGTGTGGGGGCCGGGCGGGCTGGTCGGCGCGAGCCTGGACCACGCGCTCTGGTTCCACCGGCCGTTCCGCGCCGACGAGTGGTTCCTCTACGACTGCCTGAGCCCGTCGGCGTCCGGGGCGCGCGGGCTGGCCACCGGCCGCATGTTCACCACCGACGGCCGGCAGATCGCCAGCGCCGTCCAGGAGGGCCTGCTCCGCCGCGTCGGCGCCTGA
- the pyk gene encoding pyruvate kinase encodes MGVTRRAKIVCTLGPATSSPERIRGLVEAGMNVARLNFSHGSHADHEAVYRLVREASEAAGKPVAVLADLQGPKIRLGKFADGPHEWRTGDSVVITGDDVVGSKDRVSCTYTKLPQEVKPGDRLLIDDGRVAVEVTDITGNDIRCLVTEGGPVSNNKGVSLPNVAVSVPAMSEKDAEDLRFSLGLGVDLVALSFVRSPEDIKLVHGIMAEEGVFRPVLAKVEKPEAVDHLEAIVLSFDGVMVARGDLGVEMPLDEVPLVQKRAVQLCRENAKPVIVATQMLDSMIENSRPTRAEASDVANAVLDGADAVMLSGETSVGKYPVLTVSTMAKIIKTTESGSIGVPRLQHDPRTHGGALTVAASSIARAINAKALVAFSQTGDTVRRLSRLHCDLPLLAFTPVPEVRDQLALTWGVETFLMPFVQHTDDMFRQVDQALLGLNRANPGDYVVIVAGSPPGTPGSTNTLRVHQLGSLVDAASARALQ; translated from the coding sequence ATGGGCGTGACACGCCGCGCGAAGATCGTCTGCACTCTTGGTCCCGCCACCTCGTCCCCGGAGCGCATTCGGGGTCTCGTCGAGGCCGGCATGAACGTGGCGAGGCTCAACTTCAGCCACGGCAGCCACGCCGACCACGAGGCGGTCTACCGACTGGTCCGGGAGGCGTCCGAGGCCGCGGGCAAGCCGGTGGCCGTCCTCGCCGACCTCCAGGGCCCCAAGATCCGGCTCGGCAAGTTCGCCGACGGCCCGCACGAGTGGCGCACCGGCGACTCCGTCGTGATCACCGGCGACGACGTCGTCGGCAGCAAGGACCGGGTCTCCTGCACCTACACGAAGCTGCCGCAGGAGGTGAAGCCCGGTGACCGCCTCCTGATCGACGACGGTCGGGTCGCCGTGGAGGTCACCGACATCACCGGCAACGACATCCGCTGCCTGGTCACCGAGGGCGGTCCGGTCTCCAACAACAAGGGTGTGTCGCTGCCCAACGTGGCGGTCAGCGTGCCCGCCATGTCGGAGAAGGACGCCGAGGACCTGCGCTTCTCCCTCGGCCTCGGCGTCGACCTGGTCGCGCTGTCCTTCGTGCGCTCGCCCGAGGACATCAAGCTGGTGCACGGCATCATGGCGGAGGAGGGCGTGTTCCGCCCGGTCCTCGCCAAGGTGGAGAAGCCAGAGGCGGTCGACCACCTCGAGGCCATCGTGCTGTCCTTCGACGGCGTCATGGTCGCCCGCGGCGACCTCGGTGTCGAGATGCCGCTGGACGAGGTCCCGTTGGTGCAGAAGCGCGCCGTGCAGCTCTGCCGGGAAAACGCCAAACCGGTCATCGTGGCCACCCAGATGCTCGACTCCATGATCGAAAATTCCCGCCCGACCCGGGCGGAGGCCTCCGACGTCGCCAACGCGGTGCTCGACGGCGCGGACGCGGTGATGCTCTCCGGCGAGACCAGCGTCGGCAAGTACCCGGTGCTGACCGTCAGCACCATGGCCAAGATCATCAAGACCACCGAGTCCGGCTCGATCGGGGTGCCGCGGCTCCAGCACGACCCGCGTACCCACGGTGGCGCGCTCACCGTCGCCGCCTCGTCGATCGCCCGGGCGATCAACGCCAAGGCGCTGGTCGCGTTCTCGCAGACCGGCGACACCGTGCGGCGGCTGTCCCGCCTGCACTGCGACCTGCCGCTGCTGGCCTTCACGCCGGTTCCCGAGGTGCGCGACCAGCTCGCCCTCACCTGGGGCGTGGAGACCTTCCTGATGCCGTTCGTGCAGCACACCGACGACATGTTCCGCCAGGTCGACCAGGCGCTGCTCGGTCTCAACCGGGCCAACCCCGGCGACTACGTGGTGATCGTCGCCGGCAGTCCGCCCGGCACTCCCGGCTCGACGAACACCCTGCGCGTACACCAGCTCGGCTCGCTGGTCGACGCCGCGTCGGCGCGGGCGCTGCAGTGA
- a CDS encoding FAD-binding oxidoreductase, with the protein MVPAATPDVATAAARLRALLGDRLHEPGDAGYATTTRLWNGAVRHTPALVAHCRDADEVAGAVRVAARCHLPVSVRSGGHDWAGRALRDGGLALDLTGLDDVRVDSDAATVTVGGGATGARLLAAARPYDLVVPTGVVDAVGMAGLTLAGGYGPLCGRFGLALDNLLGAEVVLADGRRVTADARHDAELYWALRGGGGNLGIVTELRFRAHRLPAVLAGMIMFALAEAPRVLRGYRALLAEAPDELTVMTGFLPGPAGEPVVFVCPFYSGPDLAAGAPWLDRLRALGTPLVDQINPMPYADALRLFDGGMVDGNHYLLRTRWLPALTDGAADALVDAARRVSSPFSALAVHHFHGAATRVRTADTAFGLRADHLLTEIIAVWPPGERDDPHRRWAERASTALAPHALPGGYPNLLAPEETDRVRLAYGPNWARLRRAKHRYDPRDLLDAVPTLPPSVRPE; encoded by the coding sequence ATGGTTCCCGCCGCCACCCCCGATGTCGCCACAGCCGCCGCTCGGCTCCGCGCCCTGCTCGGCGACCGGCTGCACGAGCCGGGCGATGCCGGTTATGCCACCACCACCCGACTCTGGAACGGCGCGGTGCGGCATACTCCCGCGCTCGTCGCGCACTGCCGCGACGCCGACGAGGTGGCCGGGGCGGTCCGCGTCGCCGCCCGGTGCCACCTGCCCGTCTCCGTCCGCTCCGGTGGGCACGACTGGGCGGGCCGGGCGCTGCGCGACGGCGGTCTGGCGCTCGACCTCACCGGCCTGGACGACGTCCGGGTGGACAGCGACGCGGCGACGGTGACCGTCGGCGGTGGGGCCACCGGCGCTCGGCTGCTCGCCGCCGCCCGGCCGTACGACCTGGTGGTGCCCACCGGCGTGGTCGACGCCGTGGGCATGGCCGGGCTGACCCTCGCAGGTGGGTACGGCCCGCTGTGCGGTCGGTTCGGTCTGGCACTGGACAACCTGCTCGGCGCGGAGGTCGTCCTCGCCGACGGTCGACGGGTCACCGCCGACGCCCGGCACGACGCCGAGCTGTACTGGGCGTTGCGCGGCGGCGGCGGCAATCTCGGTATCGTGACCGAGCTGCGCTTCCGGGCGCACCGGCTCCCGGCCGTGCTGGCCGGCATGATCATGTTTGCGCTCGCCGAGGCGCCGAGGGTGCTGCGCGGTTACCGCGCGCTCCTCGCCGAGGCCCCGGACGAGCTGACCGTGATGACCGGTTTCCTGCCCGGCCCGGCCGGCGAGCCGGTGGTCTTCGTCTGCCCGTTCTACAGCGGCCCGGACCTGGCCGCCGGCGCGCCGTGGCTGGACCGGCTGCGCGCGCTGGGCACCCCGCTGGTCGACCAGATCAACCCCATGCCGTACGCCGACGCGCTGCGGCTGTTCGACGGGGGGATGGTCGACGGCAACCACTACCTGCTGCGGACCCGATGGCTGCCCGCGCTCACCGACGGCGCGGCGGACGCGCTCGTCGACGCCGCCCGGCGGGTCAGCTCACCGTTCTCCGCGCTGGCCGTGCACCACTTCCACGGCGCGGCGACCCGGGTCCGCACCGCCGACACGGCGTTCGGCCTGCGCGCCGACCACCTGCTGACCGAGATCATCGCGGTCTGGCCGCCCGGTGAGCGGGACGACCCGCACCGGCGGTGGGCCGAGCGCGCCTCGACCGCGCTGGCCCCGCACGCCCTGCCCGGCGGGTACCCGAACCTGCTCGCCCCGGAGGAGACCGACCGGGTCCGGCTCGCCTACGGCCCGAACTGGGCCCGGCTGCGCCGGGCGAAGCACCGCTACGACCCCCGCGACCTGCTCGACGCGGTGCCCACCCTGCCGCCCTCGGTGCGCCCGGAGTGA
- a CDS encoding YciI family protein: MAGVPQVNFALDTYECIVIYPGAAGRALPTETVQRLQAEHAEHMQALQRRGIVLVAGSIDGTTNNPEPPIGFGLARTGSVEDVRSVLEADPAVQAGLYRIDVLTFLCPAGSLEFPLVKAGS, from the coding sequence ATGGCGGGAGTGCCGCAGGTCAACTTCGCGCTCGACACGTACGAGTGCATCGTGATCTATCCCGGCGCGGCCGGACGGGCCCTGCCCACCGAGACCGTGCAGCGGTTGCAGGCCGAGCACGCCGAGCACATGCAGGCGTTGCAGCGCCGCGGCATCGTGCTGGTCGCCGGTTCGATCGACGGGACGACCAACAACCCGGAACCGCCGATCGGCTTCGGGCTGGCCCGCACCGGCAGCGTCGAGGACGTACGCAGCGTGCTGGAGGCCGATCCGGCGGTGCAGGCCGGGCTCTACCGGATCGACGTGCTGACCTTCCTCTGCCCGGCCGGCTCCCTCGAGTTCCCGCTGGTCAAGGCCGGGAGCTGA
- a CDS encoding aldo/keto reductase, whose protein sequence is MATNISEQPAKASGTYRIGGDVTVNRLGYGAMQLTGPGVWGDPKDPAEAVRVLRRAIELGVTFIDTADSYGPFVSELLIREALHPYADDLVIATKGGFTRSGPGDWRVVGRPEYLRQQCELSLRHLGLDSIPLYQLHRIDPQVPLADQLGELALLRDEGKVQHIGLSEVTVAQIEESRAITEIVSVQNLYNLANRSAEDVLEYCERNDLAFIPWFPIATGELARPGGPLDAISTAHGASPAQLALAWLLRRSPVMLPIPGTSSVAHLEENVGAAEVRLTDDEFEALAKAS, encoded by the coding sequence ATGGCGACAAACATCAGTGAGCAGCCCGCGAAGGCGTCCGGCACGTACCGGATCGGCGGCGACGTCACCGTCAACCGGTTGGGTTACGGGGCGATGCAGCTCACCGGCCCGGGTGTCTGGGGTGACCCCAAGGACCCGGCCGAGGCCGTCCGGGTGCTGCGTCGGGCGATCGAGCTGGGCGTGACGTTCATCGACACCGCCGACTCGTACGGGCCGTTCGTGTCGGAGCTGCTGATCCGGGAGGCCCTGCACCCGTACGCCGATGACCTGGTCATCGCGACCAAGGGTGGGTTCACCCGGTCCGGGCCGGGCGACTGGCGGGTGGTGGGCCGCCCGGAGTACCTGCGGCAGCAGTGCGAGCTGAGCCTGCGCCACCTCGGCCTGGACAGTATCCCGCTGTACCAGCTGCACCGGATCGACCCGCAGGTGCCGCTCGCCGACCAGCTCGGTGAGCTGGCGCTGCTGCGGGACGAGGGCAAGGTCCAGCACATCGGGCTGTCCGAGGTGACCGTCGCGCAGATCGAGGAGTCCCGGGCGATCACCGAGATCGTCTCGGTGCAGAACCTGTACAACCTCGCCAACCGTAGCGCCGAGGACGTGCTGGAGTACTGCGAGCGCAACGACCTCGCGTTCATCCCGTGGTTCCCGATCGCCACCGGCGAGCTGGCCCGTCCGGGCGGCCCGCTGGACGCGATCTCCACCGCGCACGGCGCGTCGCCCGCGCAGCTCGCGCTGGCCTGGCTGCTGCGCCGCTCGCCGGTGATGCTGCCGATTCCGGGCACGTCGTCGGTGGCGCACCTGGAGGAGAACGTGGGCGCGGCCGAGGTGCGGCTCACCGACGACGAGTTCGAGGCGCTCGCGAAGGCGAGCTGA
- a CDS encoding M48 family metalloprotease, translated as MTEPHSVPPESTPPTVPQLDVRAAEPPTADTPTKTGGFADRPPGYPSALVWLRAGILRDWRGVLGAFVATWFYLPIGLLLAFWGGLSLAAVGLFAGGLNADEQIPSALRDAPLIGSLLEAFFARSGGLLGGVVGFAVGFLGGFLAVLALPWMGVADEPLALLTGLVGTVAAAALIGVLYTLYRVLLEPKLLVVSGARQPSRRETARLRPVLEDCARRLGLPSVPRLLMEDDPVLSNARTYARHVVVTTAVLTEPDDEVAALLSHELVHWRTGDEITSAFVRGVGLPLTLAHALPTWLMRTFPHPATNFVVFLFFWPVLLTMRYVVLPLHARDVRAAEYRADLGAVLTGHVDGLRRVLERRLSFESGRSGWDEAVCATHPPHELRLDALERASVAATAGVPDRAAEPVTVERLFGHPGPVGTRRTWLLVGALVLAACLGTSGLGVVQWAFFRPQATIDSYFSALADRDSEAALDVLTDQGAGSDRDLLAKLLRGKGYRPPTDVEISTLERDGDNATATVTYRLADAPQTATLTLTRRDETTLGLFHGWRLNGGPIPLNSSIADPGVRLNGVELPVATEGPPPVLLPGAYTATGPSSALSETPTTTVTVGPGQSAATLELVPVLKPTAIEAVETRVRSWLDECAKQTVAAPPNCPFSYYGGSSTQKVTWKILEYPKVAVELTGPSTARVSTPVETRGRVQVSGTNTYFGGSSPFTDDDTFTVTGVATAEGDTVSFQPPSD; from the coding sequence ATGACCGAGCCGCACAGCGTGCCGCCGGAGAGCACACCGCCGACAGTGCCGCAACTCGACGTCCGGGCCGCCGAACCCCCGACCGCCGACACCCCGACGAAGACCGGTGGGTTCGCCGACCGGCCACCGGGCTATCCCAGCGCGCTGGTGTGGCTGCGCGCCGGCATCCTGCGGGACTGGCGGGGCGTGCTCGGCGCGTTCGTCGCCACCTGGTTCTACCTGCCGATCGGGCTGCTGCTGGCGTTCTGGGGCGGGCTCAGTCTCGCCGCTGTCGGCCTCTTCGCCGGTGGCCTCAACGCGGACGAGCAGATCCCCTCGGCGCTGCGCGACGCCCCGCTGATCGGCTCTCTGCTGGAGGCCTTCTTCGCCCGCTCCGGCGGCCTGCTCGGCGGCGTGGTCGGCTTCGCCGTCGGCTTCCTGGGCGGCTTCCTCGCCGTGCTCGCGCTGCCCTGGATGGGGGTCGCCGACGAACCGCTGGCGCTGCTCACCGGGCTGGTCGGCACCGTCGCCGCGGCGGCGCTGATCGGCGTCCTCTACACGCTGTACCGGGTGCTGCTCGAACCGAAACTGCTCGTGGTGTCCGGCGCCCGCCAGCCCAGCCGCCGCGAGACCGCGCGTCTGCGCCCGGTGCTGGAGGACTGCGCGCGACGACTCGGCCTGCCCAGCGTCCCCCGGCTGCTCATGGAGGACGACCCGGTGCTGAGCAACGCCCGCACGTACGCCCGGCACGTGGTGGTCACCACCGCCGTGCTGACCGAGCCGGACGACGAGGTGGCCGCGCTGCTCAGCCACGAGCTGGTGCACTGGCGCACCGGAGACGAGATCACCAGCGCCTTCGTCCGTGGTGTCGGCCTGCCGTTGACCCTCGCGCACGCCCTGCCCACCTGGCTGATGCGGACGTTCCCGCACCCGGCGACCAACTTCGTGGTCTTCCTGTTCTTCTGGCCGGTGCTGCTCACCATGCGGTACGTGGTGCTGCCCCTGCACGCCCGCGACGTACGGGCCGCCGAGTACCGGGCCGACCTCGGCGCGGTGCTGACCGGGCACGTCGACGGGCTGCGGCGCGTCCTGGAACGACGGCTGTCCTTCGAGAGCGGCCGCAGTGGCTGGGACGAGGCGGTCTGCGCCACCCATCCGCCGCACGAACTGCGGCTCGACGCGCTGGAGCGGGCGTCGGTGGCGGCGACTGCCGGTGTGCCCGACCGCGCGGCCGAGCCGGTCACCGTCGAGCGGCTGTTCGGCCACCCCGGGCCGGTCGGCACCCGCCGCACCTGGCTGCTGGTCGGCGCCCTCGTCCTCGCCGCCTGCCTCGGCACCAGCGGCCTCGGCGTGGTGCAGTGGGCGTTCTTTCGCCCCCAGGCGACCATCGACAGCTACTTCTCCGCGCTCGCCGACCGGGACAGCGAGGCGGCGCTCGACGTCCTCACCGACCAGGGCGCCGGCAGCGACCGTGACCTGCTCGCCAAACTGCTGCGCGGCAAGGGCTACCGACCGCCGACCGACGTCGAGATCAGCACGCTGGAACGCGACGGCGACAACGCCACCGCCACCGTGACGTACCGGCTGGCCGACGCGCCGCAGACCGCCACCCTCACGCTGACCCGCCGGGACGAGACCACCCTCGGGCTGTTCCACGGCTGGCGGCTGAACGGCGGGCCGATCCCGCTCAACTCGTCGATCGCCGACCCCGGCGTACGCCTCAACGGGGTGGAGCTGCCGGTCGCCACCGAGGGTCCGCCGCCGGTGCTGCTGCCCGGCGCGTACACCGCGACCGGGCCGTCCAGCGCGCTCAGCGAGACGCCCACCACGACGGTGACGGTCGGCCCGGGGCAGAGCGCCGCGACCCTGGAGCTGGTGCCGGTGCTCAAGCCCACCGCGATCGAGGCGGTCGAGACCCGGGTCCGGTCCTGGTTGGACGAGTGCGCCAAGCAGACTGTCGCCGCGCCGCCGAACTGCCCGTTCAGCTACTACGGGGGTTCGAGCACGCAGAAGGTGACCTGGAAGATCCTGGAGTACCCGAAGGTCGCCGTCGAGCTGACCGGTCCGAGCACCGCCCGGGTGTCCACCCCGGTGGAGACCCGGGGCCGGGTGCAGGTCAGCGGCACCAATACGTACTTCGGGGGCAGCTCGCCGTTCACCGACGACGACACGTTCACCGTCACCGGCGTCGCCACTGCCGAGGGCGACACCGTCAGCTTCCAACCGCCCTCCGACTGA
- a CDS encoding alpha/beta fold hydrolase, producing the protein MLLRKTVLVLALATAAVLASTGAASAATADPVPAPGPAETATAADVRAAAAANPVIVVGGLSGVAVAYEPIAGRLRADGYRTFIYQLPGLGLGDIPTSARAFATYVSQVRASTGASAVDLVAHSEGGLVSRYYLKRLGGTASVGRYVSLGTPQYGTYVANIVAFLGLGSCAGVVACQQMTIGSSFLADLNAGDDTPGAVRYTTIRTLQDELVRPTGNAAVNDGATNVLIQASCPLRVVGHLGLVLDGTAYTIVRGALVDGPVRPNCLAL; encoded by the coding sequence ATGCTGCTCCGAAAGACCGTCCTCGTCCTGGCCCTCGCCACCGCCGCCGTGCTCGCGTCCACCGGCGCGGCGAGCGCCGCTACCGCAGATCCCGTGCCCGCCCCCGGCCCCGCCGAAACGGCCACCGCCGCCGACGTCCGGGCCGCGGCGGCGGCCAACCCCGTGATCGTGGTCGGTGGGCTCAGCGGCGTCGCCGTCGCGTACGAGCCGATCGCCGGCCGGCTGCGCGCCGACGGCTACCGCACGTTCATCTACCAACTGCCCGGCCTGGGCCTCGGCGACATCCCCACCTCGGCCCGGGCGTTCGCCACCTACGTCAGCCAGGTGCGCGCCAGCACCGGAGCGTCGGCGGTCGACCTCGTCGCCCACTCCGAGGGCGGCCTGGTCAGCCGCTACTACCTCAAGCGGCTCGGCGGCACCGCCTCCGTCGGCCGGTACGTCAGCCTGGGCACCCCGCAGTACGGCACCTACGTGGCCAACATCGTGGCCTTCCTCGGGTTGGGTAGCTGCGCCGGCGTGGTGGCCTGCCAGCAGATGACCATCGGCTCGTCGTTCCTCGCCGATCTCAACGCCGGTGACGACACACCGGGCGCGGTGCGCTACACCACCATCCGCACGCTCCAGGACGAGCTGGTCCGGCCGACCGGGAACGCGGCCGTCAACGACGGCGCGACGAACGTGCTGATCCAGGCGTCCTGCCCGCTGCGGGTGGTGGGTCACCTCGGTCTGGTGCTCGACGGCACGGCGTACACCATCGTGCGCGGCGCCCTGGTCGACGGCCCGGTGCGACCCAACTGCCTCGCGCTCTGA
- a CDS encoding pentapeptide repeat-containing protein, producing MAVDEPRTERELRVMPWWLVLVGLLLSVALGWLVLALLLGEADRASQPDTRATLRIDAIRTGLTVVAGTGGGLALLLAARRQWITERAQRHQEIVAARDQAHRDRVQAHAETVAEAAQRHQDRQSTAAEHDAAERRLTELYTRAVELLGNDSAAVRLGGLHALERLGQDNPAQRPTIVAVLCAYLRMPAPDDEPRETEVRRSAQRVLTRHLRADDAAHWPEARLDLSGARLVDFDATGCTLVDADFTGAVFDGATSFAAATTRGPLRLGAAVLGDVVFDGLATDGGVVLDDARVAGRASFDGADLTGLSCRRSRFAGPTSFHRATFHEPSSFDASHFADGVRFRKATFLGGLSMEHTEFAGYAGFRAARFADMALFRWAVFAADVTFEQARFEGAATFGRARFEGAVRFDGARFSRPPLVDQARAAAGAEHSWPAGTTVERLDDEWLLLVDR from the coding sequence GTGGCTGTCGACGAACCCCGCACCGAGCGCGAGTTGCGGGTGATGCCGTGGTGGCTGGTCCTGGTCGGCCTGCTGCTTTCCGTAGCCCTGGGTTGGTTGGTCCTGGCCCTGCTGCTGGGCGAGGCGGACCGGGCCAGCCAACCGGACACCCGCGCCACCCTGCGCATCGACGCGATCCGGACCGGGCTGACAGTGGTCGCCGGCACCGGCGGAGGGCTGGCGCTGCTGTTGGCCGCCCGCCGGCAGTGGATCACCGAGCGCGCCCAACGACACCAGGAGATCGTCGCCGCGCGGGACCAGGCGCACCGGGACCGGGTGCAGGCGCACGCCGAGACGGTGGCCGAGGCCGCGCAGCGCCACCAGGACCGGCAGTCCACCGCCGCCGAACACGACGCGGCGGAGCGTCGCCTGACCGAGCTCTACACCCGCGCCGTCGAGCTGCTGGGCAACGACAGCGCGGCGGTACGCCTCGGCGGCCTGCACGCGCTGGAGCGCCTCGGCCAGGACAATCCGGCGCAGCGGCCGACGATCGTGGCGGTGCTCTGCGCGTACCTGCGGATGCCGGCGCCCGACGACGAGCCGCGCGAGACGGAGGTGCGGCGCAGCGCGCAGCGGGTGCTCACCCGGCACCTGCGGGCGGACGACGCGGCCCACTGGCCGGAGGCCAGGTTGGACCTGAGCGGGGCGCGGCTCGTCGACTTCGACGCCACCGGCTGCACCCTCGTCGACGCGGACTTCACCGGCGCGGTCTTCGACGGGGCCACCAGCTTCGCCGCCGCGACCACCCGCGGACCGCTCCGCCTCGGCGCGGCGGTCCTCGGGGACGTGGTCTTCGACGGGCTCGCCACCGACGGGGGGGTCGTCCTGGACGACGCCCGCGTCGCCGGTCGGGCCAGCTTCGACGGGGCCGACCTCACCGGGCTGTCCTGCCGGCGGTCCCGCTTCGCCGGCCCGACGTCGTTCCACCGGGCGACGTTCCACGAGCCGAGCAGCTTCGACGCGTCCCACTTCGCCGACGGGGTCCGGTTTCGCAAGGCGACCTTCCTCGGTGGGCTGTCGATGGAGCACACCGAGTTCGCCGGTTACGCCGGGTTCCGCGCGGCCCGCTTCGCGGACATGGCGCTCTTCCGGTGGGCGGTGTTCGCCGCCGACGTCACCTTCGAGCAGGCGCGCTTCGAGGGGGCGGCGACCTTCGGCCGGGCCCGGTTCGAGGGCGCGGTCAGGTTCGACGGGGCCCGGTTCAGCCGGCCGCCGCTCGTCGACCAGGCACGCGCGGCGGCCGGCGCGGAGCACTCCTGGCCGGCCGGCACCACAGTGGAACGGCTCGACGACGAGTGGCTGCTGCTCGTCGACCGCTGA